GCATATCATGACGATGGAGAAACGAAACGTTTTGTTCATAGCCAATCTCCCCTATTTAAACCATCCTTTTTTCCGAAACCAGAGAAACATGCCGAATCCGATCCCGAACATAATGAGCAGGATGCCGAAATACCCCCAGTGCCACTCGAGCTCGGGCATATGAGCGAAATTCATTCCGTAAATACCAGCAATAAAGGTTAGCGGCATGAAGATTGTCGTAATCACCGTTAATGTTTTCATAATGCTGTTCATCCGGTTGGAATTCAAAGAGATGTAGCTGTCTCGCATATCTGCGGTCATGTCGCGATTGGATTCAATCATTTCGGAGAGCTTGAGCAGATGGTCATGGATATCCGTGAAAAAGACAAGATGCCCGCGGATTTGATCGATCCGATCCGTATTAATGACTCTGTACAGCAGATCGCGCATAGGTACGATAGTACGACGTAATTTTAATAATTTACCGCGTATTTCGAAAATATGGCTCATCAGCACTTCGGTAGCTTCCGAGTTCAAATTGTTTTCAATATCGTCAAGCTGGTCTTCAATTTGATAAACACTGGGAAAATATTGATCCACGAGGTTGTCCAATACGAGATAAGCAGCATAAATATGCCCTTCACTCCGCAGGTTCTCTTGTTCCGATACACGACTCCAAGCATCTTCGATTTCTCGCGACTCATGCAGGTGGAACGTGACAATAAAGTTGCTCCCGAGAAACATGTCCACTTCTTCAGCAGCCAGTGTTTTGGCATTAATCGCATGCATGACGAAAAAATGAATCTGTTCATAATGATCCATTTTGGGGCGCTGCAGCAAATAAAAGCAATCTTCGATGGCTAAAGGATGGAAGTTGAAGTGATCCTTGAGGTGCAAGGCATCCTTCTCACTGGGATTATTAAAATCAACCCAATACCACTGGATATTCGGATCTTCAAGTTGGTCAAGGGGTACATTGTGAAGGACTTTGAAGTCCTTGGTTATGGCAAGGGAGCGAATCATTGAAAAACTCCTACATTCGTATTTTCGTTATTTCTATCTGCTCTATTTTACCATACAATGAAAGAAGATCAGAACGTTCTGCCGACGCCCACCTTAAAAAAAAACAAGTAGACATTAATTTTGTACATGCGACGTGTTTTGGATTTCTTTATAATGGAAAGATATCTGCATGTACATCAGGAGGAGCTTATGTTTACAAAGCGATTGAATACGGGTTGGGAGTATTTGCAGAGTTCGTTAGGCGGCGTCTGGGAAGTTTGGCGCAAAGATAAATTAAACAATCACTATAATCTTGCTTGGCAGGAAGTAGAACTGCCGCATTGTTTCAATGCACTCGATGCTATGGATCCGGACAAGCCCTACTACCAAGGACCGGGCTGGTACAGGACCTTATTGTCGATCGACAACCCGTACCCGAAGGGGAGAACACTGCTTCATTTCGAAGGAGCAGGCCAGCAAACGGAATTATATGTGTATGACCAACTTGTCGGCGGACATCAAGGCGGCTATGATGAGTTCGTCCTTGATATCACGGATCAATTAGCGGCAAACGAATTCCCGGCCTACTACGGTAATCAGGTGCCGATTGCTATTCGCTGTGACAACACGAGAAATTTGGAAACGATTCCATCAGATGTGAGTGATTTTAATCTCTATGGCGGTTTATACAGATATGTCAATCTGGTCTATGTGCCCAACCTATCGATTGAGACTG
Above is a genomic segment from Paenibacillus sp. HWE-109 containing:
- the corA gene encoding magnesium/cobalt transporter CorA, producing MIRSLAITKDFKVLHNVPLDQLEDPNIQWYWVDFNNPSEKDALHLKDHFNFHPLAIEDCFYLLQRPKMDHYEQIHFFVMHAINAKTLAAEEVDMFLGSNFIVTFHLHESREIEDAWSRVSEQENLRSEGHIYAAYLVLDNLVDQYFPSVYQIEDQLDDIENNLNSEATEVLMSHIFEIRGKLLKLRRTIVPMRDLLYRVINTDRIDQIRGHLVFFTDIHDHLLKLSEMIESNRDMTADMRDSYISLNSNRMNSIMKTLTVITTIFMPLTFIAGIYGMNFAHMPELEWHWGYFGILLIMFGIGFGMFLWFRKKGWFK